Below is a window of Yersinia kristensenii DNA.
CAGCGGCTTCTTTCAGTTCATCCATTGAAGCTTTCAGCTCAGGTGTCAAGTTCTGCAAACCCGCCTCTTCTGCTTTTTTCAGGCTATCTTGCAACTCTTGTATCTTCAGCTCTTGTGCTAATTCGTTTTGCACTGTTGCCGCAAGTGAACGCAATGTACGAATCCAACCAGCAACCGTCCTTACCGCTACCGGTAGTCGTTCTGGCCCAAGGACGACCAGCCCGATCACCAGCACCAGTAGCAGTTCACTAAACCCGATATCGAACACAGCTTATCCCTGCTCTTTGTCGTGGCTCTTAGACTCTTCAGCTTTAGCAACTGGCTGCTGCTTTTCAGTAATCGAGTTTGCAAAATCAGCATCGTTACTGGTTTTATTAGCATCCGTTGGTGGAGTTTGTGGCTCATCACCTATAGCCTTTTTAAAACCTTTGATGGATGCACCCAAGTCTGACCCTAATGTCCGCAGTTTGTTAGTACCAAACAGTAGAACAACAATCACGGCAATGATTAATAACTGCCAAATACTTATACCACCCATTACATTCACCTCTATATACAAGGGTTATTCCACAGAGGGCCGCATTATACGCCATATTACCTCTGTGAAGATCTATCTAACTTACCGCATTTTGAACTAGCGCATAGCTTCTTGAACAAATAAGTGACTTGTTGAATAACTTTTACATCAATCACCTACCATACAAT
It encodes the following:
- a CDS encoding Sec-independent protein translocase subunit TatA, coding for MGGISIWQLLIIAVIVVLLFGTNKLRTLGSDLGASIKGFKKAIGDEPQTPPTDANKTSNDADFANSITEKQQPVAKAEESKSHDKEQG